The following nucleotide sequence is from Streptomyces bathyalis.
AGGCTGCCCAACACGAGTGCACAGGGGCCGAGGACCGCGTTGAAGACCAGCAGTCCGACGAGGCCCAGGACGAAGGCCGCCACAGCCATGGAGTCGGCTTCGCGCACCACGGCACTCCAGCGGCGCCGCTCGGGCGGGGGCTGCTCATCGCCCCGGTCGTGATGACCGGGGCGATCGAGGGTGTTCATCGCGTTCATGCGTCACCTCCCGTGACTGTGATGCCTGCGCTCGCGGACGGCGAAGATCAGCAGCCAGGTTCCGATGACTGCGGCCGCGGCGAACGTGGCCGGGACCGGTATGTGTGCCGCGGTGCCCACCAGGAGTCCCAGCAGGAGAAATGCGGCGACCAGGAAGAGCATCTATGGCCTTTCGTCGTACGGGGCCGTTCAACTCTCTATCAGTGAACATTTGGAATACCATTTGTTCACTGAGCTCCTGTGTACCTTGTCCTGGTCTGGCGACACTTGCCTGCTGGATGACCTGAGTCACGCCCGCAGTTCCGCACGTACAGGACCCGACGGGAGGGTCGGCTTGGGATCATGGGATGGCAAGATCCGCCGTGAGGCCCTAGTGATCGCTGGCTTGGACGCCTCCTACTTCAGCACCAGCACACGGCCCAGGCCATGATCCGCCTCACCCACGGCCACGCGATGCGATCTGGCTAAGGCTCGCCATCGCCGGTCTCCCGGTATCCCGCACGCCCGGGAACCACGCCATGAGCTGCGCGAGCTCGGTGGCCGTCAACGCCGCCAGGGAGGCCGCCCGGCCTCCAGTGCGTCGAGGATGTGCGTTGTTCGCTCTTCGTGGTCACGTGATCCAGACCGGGCGACGCCTTTCCGCCGCGAGTCGTCCGGCGCTCGGTCACCCCGCTGTCGGCGTGAGGGTGTACTCCTCTGGGGCGAGGTCGGTGGCGAGTTCGCGGAGCAGTGCGCCGATCTCGGCGAGCCGGTCGGTGGTCATGCGCTCGGCGGGGCCGGTGACGCTGATCGCGACGTCCTGCGAGGTCGTGGACGTGAGGGCGATGCTGACGCAGGCGATCCCGGTTTCGTTCTCCTGGTTGTCGATCGCCCATCCACGCGTGCGTGCGGTGTCCACTGCGTCGCGGAACCGGTGGCCGAGCGTAGCGTGCACGTGGTCGGCGTCGGCTTCCTCGACGTAGCTGGTCAGGAGTGACTCGTTCGGGGGAGCCGCGGCCACCAGCGCGCGTCCGAGGGCCGTACTCGCGATATGCGCGCGTCGGCCGACACGCGACCACACGCGGACGGAGCGCTCCGGCTCGATTTTGTCGAGATAGACGACGCGGCGCCCGTCAAGCACTCCAAGGTGGACGAGTTCCTCCGTCCTGCGCGACAGTTCGAGCAGCAGCGGCCGGAACAGCCGCGGCAGGTTGTCGCCCGCGCCGAATGTCCGCACCATCCGCCTGAGCGCCTCGCCGAGGATGTAGTTGCGGTCGTCGCCGTCGCGCACCACGTATCCGCGGTGCGCGAGGCCGCGGAGCAGTCGGTGGACCGACCCCTTGTTGATCCCCGTGCGCGCCGCAATCTCGCCGAGAGCCAGTCCCTCAGGGCCCGCTGTCGCGACCGTCTCGAGCACGACGAGTGCGCGGTCGAGGCTCGTGACGGGCGGCGTCTCCGATGCGGGCTCGGTCTTCATAGCCCCATTATCGTCCCGGCCGATTTTGCATCGCGCTCAGCGTGAGATTAACTTGTGGTCCGACATGCAAAATAGGCGGTTCGCGATGTGAAACGCATAGAGGCGAGGGATGTCATGCCACAGCCACTGGGCCGGAAGTGTGTGCCAGCGGGATCGCTCCTGGGAGCCTCCGCGCCGGACCGGACGGGAATCGTCCACCTCGGCCTTGGCAACTTCCATCGCGCGCACGGCGCGGTCTACACCGCGCACGCGATGGCCGCCGCCGGTGGCAACTGGGGCATCCGCGGCTTCGCGCACTCGTCGGACCGGGTCGTGGCTGCGATGCGAGCCCAGGACAATCTGTACTCGGTCCTTCAGCTCACCGAACGCGGCGCCGAGGCGGGTGTGATCGACGTCCACCGCGACATCGACGTAGCCGCCCGGGATCCCGCTGCGGTCGTGGACGCGATCGCGGATCCGGCGCACCGCATCGTCACGCTCACCGTCTCCGAGGCCGGCTACACACGCGACCCTGCAACCGGCAGGCTGGCACTCGACGCCCTCGATGTCGCCGCAGACCTCATGGCAGGTTCGACGCCGCGCACCGTGGTGGGCATGATCGCTCGCGGTCTCGAGAAACGCGCCCTCTCAGGTGCGCCGTTCGCCGTCCTGTCCTGCGACAACCTCCAGTCCTCCGGCGACGTCACGCGTGCCGTGGTTGAGGAGTTCCTGCAGGCGGCAGGCGTCCGCAGCGATGTGCTGTCCTTTGCGTCCTCGTCGGTGTCGTTTCCGAACGCGGTGGTCGACCGCATCGTGCCGGGGACGACCGACGAGCACCCACGTCTCGTCGCGGATCTGCTCGGCGTCACGGATATGTGCCCCGTTCCCGCCGAGCACTTCACCATGTGGGTTCTCGAGGACGACTTCGCGGGCGGCCGTCCGGCCTGGGATCAGGCCGGCGCAAGGTTTTCGAACGAGCTCGAGGCGTACGAGATGGTCAAGCTGCGCCTGCTCAACGGATCGCACTCGCTCATCGCCTACCTCGGAATCCTCTCCGGTGCACCGACGATCGATGTCGCGTGGCGACAGGACTTCGTACGCGAGGCGGTCCTGAACGAGATCAGCGACGACTACCTTCCGACGTTCACCCCACCCACAGGATTCGACGCCGACGCGTACGTATCCGAATTGGACGCCCGGTGGCGCAATCCCCTCATCGGGCACGCGACCACCCAGGTGGGATCCGACGGATCCGTCAAGCTCCTCCAGCGCATCCCCGACGCGGCGCTCTTCCACCTCCGGCGCGGCGACATGCCGCACCACCTCGCGCTGTGCACCGCCGCGTGGATCGCGTGCATCGCCCCACCGGCAGGCTTCACCCCGCAGCCGCTCGCCGAGTGCATCGTCGAACCCGCCCGCGGCCGGCTCGCTGCCGCCGTCGACGGTGCTGTAACCGTTCCCGACCACGTGCGCCGAATCATGAACGGCGGTTTCTTCCCGGACGCCCTCACCGAGCAGGACGCCTTCACCACCCGCGTCGCCGACCTGCTCACGCTCATTATCCGCGACGGTGCGCGCGCCGCGGCCGCCGACGTCGCCGCCTCCCGCTGAGCCTCCCTGGCCGACCCATTGGAGCTGATCACCACGATGAAGGTCCTGTGCATCCACGGCACCCGGGACATGCGGCTCGAGGACGTCGCCGTCCTCGAACCCGCCGACAGCGAGGTGCTGCTGCGCGTGCGGTATGTCCGGGTGTGCGCGGGGAGGGGAACCGAATGACGGCCCCTCGGGTTCTGACACTGGGCGAAACCATGGGTCTGCTCACCGGCGGGCGCATCGGTTCGCTCGCGCACGTATCCGAAGCACACATCGGGATCGGTGGCGCGGAGACGAACGTCGCCGTCGGCCTGAGCAGGCTTGGGGTTCCGGTCACGTGGATCGGCCGGGTCGGAGACGACTCGCTGGGCAGACGGGTCCTGCGCGAGATCCGCGGCGAGGGCGTCGACGCGCGGGCACTGCTCGACCCGGAGGCGGCAACCGGCCTCATGCTCAAGGAGCTAAGAGGGCCGGGGATGTCGCGGGTGTACTACTACCGTGCGGGTTCCGCGGGTTCGAGGCTGGCCGCCACGGACGTGCCCGCGGATCTCGTCGAGAGCGTCGGGCTCGTGCACCTCACCGGCATCACTCCGTTGCTGTCGGACTCCGCGCACGAGGCGTGTCTTTCCGTCGTACAGCGGGCCCGGGCCGGCGGCGTGCGCGTGAGCTTCGACGTGAACTACCGGTCGACGCTCGCTCCCGCGGACGTTGCCGCGGACGTGCTGGGCGAACTCGTCAGGGAGGCGGACCTCGTGTTCGGTTCCCCCGAGGAGCTGGCGTACGTGGTTCCCGGTGCTGTGACGGATGATTCTGTGACGGTCGACGAGCTGACACGCACCCTCGACCCCACGGGCGCGCGCGAGATCGTCGTCAAGCGAGGCGCCGACGGTGCGTCGACGTACACCCAGGGCAGCGTGGTCCACGCTCCTGCCCATCGCGTCGACGTCGTCGACACGGTAGGAGCAGGGGACGCCTTCGTGGCCGGCTACCTCAGTGGTGACTTGCAACACTGGAGTGCCACGGAGAAGCTCGCTCGGGCGAACACCTGTGGCGCCGCGATGTGCACGACCCCCGGCGACTGGGAGGCGGCCCCGACCCCCGCCGAACTCGAGGCCTTCCTGGGTGCCGACGGCGACCCGGTCCAGCGCTGAGCCGGTCCGCTGCGGGTGAGCTCCTTCCGCCTCGGCGAAGGTGTCGCCAGGTCGCCGCGCTCGTGCCGCGTCTCGCGGATCTCAACGAGCCTCCCCTTCGCCTGCTCGCCAGCTGCGACGCCATTTGAAGACGGACGCGAGGCCTGGAGCAAGCGCGTCGAGAACGACGGCGGGTGGGAGGCGCTCAGCCGCAGCACCGACACGGACGACGCCAGCGACACGTGCACGCGCAGCGAGAATCGAGCCCCCCCTGCTCATGCCTGGTGCAGCGGTGACCGCTTGCGGTCCGTGAGCAACGGAACCACCCTCGACAGCTGCGCGGTTCAGACAAGATGCTGCACGCGGTGCACCACCTCACGCAGAATCCGTCCACGCCTATGGGATCGCCGGTGAACTGAAGGTTCGATGCAGAACGCGGTGAAGCCCTCCGCCAGCCGTTCCGGCACACCGTCCAGGGCGCGGCCGAAGTCGGCGACAGAGCGGTCATCAGGAAGGCACCTCGCCGAACCGCTCGCGCGGGCCGTCAGGCGGGGCGGCTTGGCTCCAGGCAGGCACAGCGGAAGGCCTGATGCTCGCCTTTCGCAGGTGGCGGGGCCCGGCACCACAACTTCTCCCAGCCGACGAGAGGCCAGTCCAGCAACCGGTCGCAGCACGCGAACGGTACCTGAAGCGCGGGGTATTAATCCCGGCTCACAAGTGCCAGTGGGCAGGACGGCGAGCGCACGCGCCCGCTGCAGAGCTGATCAGAGTGGCCATCTCCTGGGCCACCAGCAGCGGATGGCCAAGGACGCGAGGGTCGCTGCGGCCGCAAGTCGCACGCCCTCGGCTACAACAGTGCGGGCGGACAGCAGTGCAACCGAACTGGGTGCTGGGCCACGCAGTCCGGGAGCCGGGCTGCCCGGCAGCGCGTATTCGCAGGGTTGGACATCACACCCCGAGCCCCGGAGTCCGGCTCCAGCACGATGCGTCGGCGAGTATCGCTGCGTCGAACCCTGCAACCTCCGCCGCCCGAGCCCAACACTGCGAATGCACCGAAGCGGGCATCCGCCACTACCCGTAACGGGTGTGCGGGTCCTGCTAGTTGTCAATACCGGATGTGCTTGCCTCCGTCCACGATCACCGTCTCTCCCGTCACCATGTCCATTCCCAGCAGGCCCAGGACAGCCTGTGCGACGTGCTCGGGCGCCGAAGTCCTGCGCAACGGTACGTTCCTGGACTCGGCCTGTGCCCGTTCCGCGAAGCCGTCCTCGCCGTGCAGAGCTGTCTGCCAGCGGGTGGCGACGGTGCCCGGGGCGACGGCGTTGACGCGGACCTCCGGGGCGAGTGCGCTGGCCAGGTTTCTGGTGAGCTGCAGCATGGCCGCTTTGCTCACCCCGTACGCGATGGACGAACCGCCCGCACGGTAGGCGGAGATGGAGGAGACATTGACGACCGCACCCGCGGCTTCGCGCAGCGCCGGCGCGAAAGCGCGGGCGCTGCGGAAGGCTCCGACGACGTTGACGTTCAGCAGCTCATGCCAGACGGCGTCATCGAGTCCCTCCAGGTCGGACTCGGGAACGGGGCGGGTGGTGCCTGCGTTGTTGACCAGTACGTCCACCCGCCCGAAGCGCTCGAGCACGCTGCCGGCGAAGGCACGCACGGCGGGGTCCTCGGACACGTCCGCCTGTGCCGTCAGGACCTGGCAGCCCGTCTCGGCCAGGTCCGCGACCAGCGCTTCGGCGGCGTCCGCCGAGCGGGTCCAGCTCGCGGCGATGCCGCCTACCCCGGCGTCTGCAAGTGCCAGGGCCGTGGCACGGCCTATGCCGGTGCAGCCGCCGGTGACGACGGCGACGGTGTCCTTGAGATCCATGTGCAGCCCCTACTCGGTCCTGAATTCCCTGAAGTTCGGCTCAGACGCTGTCCCGGACCCCGCCACCTGGCTCGGTCGTACTGCCCGTCCCCTCTGCGATGGACGGCGCCGCGGGAGGAGCGGCCGGAGCGTGCTCTTCCAGTGCGAGGTCCGTCTCCCGGGACTCCCTGGAGTACAGGAAGGCGACCAGCGAGATGATCGCCGTGCCCGCCATGAAGACGGCGACGAGCCAGGGGTCGCCGTCCGCGTAGCCGAGCAGCGCCGCGGCGATGAACGGCGAGAAGCCGGCGAGGGCCGCGCCGATCTCGCGGGAGGCCGCGAACCCGGTGTAGCGCACGCGGGCCCCGAACAGCTCGGCGTAGAAGGCGGGTTGGACGGCGATCATCGGGGCCAGCCCGAGCGAGGTCGCCACGATCATGGCCAGCCAGATCACGACGGGCACGCCGGTGTCGAGCAGCAGGAAGAACGGATAGGCGAACAGCCCCGTGAAGATCACGCTGAACAGGTTCAGCGGCCTGCGTCCGATGCGGTCGGACAGCGCTCCGTATACCGGCTGAAGGGCGATCACGACGAGTCCGAAGGAGATCACGCCCGTGAGGGCGACCCACTTGGGCTGGTCGACCTGGACCGTCAGATACGACACGGAGAACGTCGCGTAGATGTACACGACCGAGGTGTCGCAGATGTGCGCGCCGATGCCGACCAGGAAGCTGCGCGGGTAGCGGCGCAGCGCCTCCCGCACCGGCAGCTTCACCACGGTCTGCTTCTCCTTCATCCGCTTGAACACCGGGGACTCAGCGACACGCAGCCGCAGATAGAGCGAAACCGCGATCAGTACGAAGCTGAAGAGGAACGGCAGCCGCCATCCCCAGCTCTGCTGGCTCCCCTGCGGCAGCAGCCCCACCAGAAGAAAGACGACCATCCCCAGCACGAGCCCGATCTGCACGCCCATCTGCGCGAAGGAAGCGTAGAATCCGCGCCGCCGTGGCGGGGCATGCTCAGCGAGCAGTGTCGACGCACCGCCGAACTCGGCGCCCGCGCCCAGCCCTTGGCACACGCGCATCAAAGTGAGCAGCACGGGGGCGGCCACGCCGATCGAGGCGTATGTCGGCAGCAGCCCGATCACGCCGGTGGACAGGCCCATGACCAGCGTCGTCAGTACCAGCGTCGAGCGCCTGCCGATACGGTCCCCCAGCGCACCGAAGAAGAAGCCGCCCACGGGGCGGAAGATGAAGCCGACACCGAACGTGGCCAGCCCGATCAGCGTGCCCATGGCCGGGTCGTCCTGGACGAAGAAGAGGTCGTTGAAGACCAGCACGACCGCCGTGCCGTAGATGAAGAAGTCGTACCACTCAAGAGCCGTCCCGACGACGGACGCGGTGACTACGCGCCGCAGTTCGCTGTCGGTCCGTATGTTCCTGGTGGCCGGCGTTGATAGTGCTTGCTGGGACATCGTCGTCTCCTCAAGGATCTGCCAGGTCCCCCTGATTGCTGTATGGTCCGGGCTGCCCGCCACCAAGACCGGCGGTATCGCCCCTGAGCGCCAGCAGTTCCTCCCATGTGCTGCTCGGGAGAGGGATGCCGTGCCGGCGCCTGTGCATCCGTGTGCGTTCCTCCGGCTCCCCCGGAACCAGAACTTCCTTTTCGCCCTGCGCGGGCGCGGTCGCCGCCAGCGCGGCGCAGAACTGCTCGGTCTCCGCACGGAATTCGGCGAGCGGGACGAACGCGTCGATGCGTACGCCGATGAGCACCGTGCCGAAGTGCCCCTCGTAGCCGGGGCTGCTGGAGATCCCCGCCCGGCTGAGCAGCCCTCCGACGATCTCGATGACGACGCTCAGCCCGTAGCCCTTGTGACCCCCGAAGGGCAGAAGCGCGCCACCCTTGTAGAAGTCACCGGGGTCGCGTGAGCCCGCCCCTTCTGAGTCGAGCAGCAGCCCATCGGCGACGGGCAGTCCCCGTGTACGGGCGAGGGCGAGCTTGCCCTCGGCGACGGCGGCCGTCGCCCAGTCCATGACCAGCGGCGGCCTGCCCTCACCGCGCGGGAGTCCCCAGGACATGGGGTTGGTGCCCATGCGGCGTTCCCGGCCGCCGTACGGCGCCACCGTCGCGTCGGCGTTCGACAGTGCCAGCGCTACCAGGCCCTCGTCTGCCATGCGGGCGGTGTACTCGCCCAGCCGCCCGATGTGGTTGCAGTCCTGGACGGTGACGACGCCGACAGCGAACTCCTCACACAGGGAGATCAGTTCGTCCGAGGCCAGGCCGGCGGCGAGCTGCCCGAAGGCGCGCTCACCGTCGACGACAGCGGTGGCACCGTGGCGTGAGAGAACGCGGCCGGTCCTGGACGGGGCGATCAGCCCTTCACGTACCGCCGCGATATAGCCGGGCAGCCGGCGCACACCGTGCGAGTCGTGCCCGAGCAGGTTCGACGCAACCAGGGAGCCCGCCACGTGGCGCGCAGACCTCGACGGCAGGCCGGCACCCTCCAGCAACTCGGTCGCCAGATCCGCCAGTTCCCGCGCCCCGATCATCCGCTCCCGGTGCCCCTCGGCCTGCATGCTCGTCAACCCCTGCCACCTCATCGCCGCAGCTCAAAATTCTGCCTGACGGAATTGCGTTCCATAATTCCTTGGTTCGGAGATGCTGCCACAGCAATCACCGGCTGGGAACCCACCGCGCACAAGAAGACGGCCGCAGGCCATCGGAACGGAAATATCCACGCAAAACTGCTGATCCATCTGCGACTTACTCAATCTGGTATCGCAACGGCACTGGCTAGACTGTCGCCATGGCCAGAGAGGTGCGGCGTACGGCGGCGGACAAGACGCTCGACGTCCTCGAAGCACTGGGACAGCACCGCAGCATCGCGGAGATCTCCGAGGTCACGTCACTCCCGAAGCCCACCGCCCATCGGATTCTCCAGACCCTGGTCGAGCGCGGCTTCGCCCGCTACCTCGGCCACGGCAGCTATGCGAGCGGCCCTCGCATCCTCACCCTCGTCGGCCGCCACCAGCGCGAGGTGGACCTCCCGAACCAGGTGCGGCCAACCTTGGAGAAGCTCCGCGAAGAGACCGACTGGACGGTCCACTTCACGCTCCTGACCGGTGACGAAGCCGTCTACGCGGCCAAGTCGGATGGAGACAAGCCCTACCGGCTCGCCTCACGGGTGGGCATGAGCCTTGCGCTGCACTCCACCTCCGTGGGCAAGTCGATACTGGCCACGCTGCCGGAAGAGTCCGTGCTCGCACTCCTCAAACGCACCGGCATGCCCGCCCGAACTGACCGCACATGCACCGACCCAACGAAGCTGCTGACCGAACTCCCCGCGATCCGCCAGCGGGGATACGCGGAGGACCACGAGGAGAACGAGTCCGGCGTGATCGCCGTTGGCGCGCCCGTCTTCGACCACGCCGGGGAGGCGGTCGGCGGCATGAGCGCGGCCACCCTGGCCATGTTCTCGGACGCCGAGAACATGGCCAGGTGCGGCCAGGCGGTCGCCGCCGCAGCGAAGCACTTCTCCCTGACGCTCGGCGCCCCGCAGCACCGCTGCCATCTCACCCGGAGCCGGCCGGGCTAGGTGTGCCAACCGTGGAGGTCGGCAGCGGTGATCACGGGTAGGTGATCTTGAAATGGGTGAGGGCCTTCTGGCCTGATGTGGACTGCCACATCTGCACTGGTGACCAGAGACCCCTTTCATACCGCCGTAGCGCACCGTTGACCGAGACTGGGCCGTCTGCGTCTAGCTGTATTGACCTGATGCGTTACCAATACATCTAGCCCGTTGCGTGGTCGTGGACGGCCAGGCCGTTTCGTTCGGATCACGCCTGCTGCATGCCAGTTGTGGCCGGTGCGAGGCTTCTACGGCTCCGAGCTGGGAGTGCCGGGCTGGCTAGAGTTGCCGCCATGATCGATCACTCCTGCACTCAGGCCGCATCACAGGGGCTGCTCAGCATGGGTGGCGAGGACTGGATGCCTGTGACCGAGGGCGAATCGCAAACCTCCGTCTGTCGTCATGCAGCCTCCACCGGCATGCCCAATGCGTACCCGCTGCGGAGGCAGCCGACCTGATGGGTGAGTGCGACCGGATCGTATGGCTAAGTGGTAAGGGTTCGCCCCTGCAAGGGGTAGCAAACGACAGGACTTCGGCGCACCACCAGCCCCACTCTGTCCCTATCGTCCCTGCAAAGGGACAACAACACCGTCTTGCTGGGGATGGCCGCGAACCGCGGAGGCCTCATCGTCCCTGCGAGGGGTGGCAATGGATGGCCCTCCAGCGGGGCCGTCCAACCTAGTTCCCGCCGATTGCCTGTGTATGGCGGAGGTTCCTCGGGAACCCATCGTAAAGGAGACCGGCCCTTCCGGAAGAGGTCAACAACCGGCTGCCCACCTCCGAATCCGGATCATAGTGACCCATCTCTCGGGGGCTTTGTTGATGCCTGACAGCATGTCAATTCCCCTGTCGCGTACGGCGCCCTTGATGTGTGCTGGAGGTGCGCTCGCTTCCAGCGAAACGACCCAGCATGGGTGTTGGATCGGTGAACTGCCCGGAGTCGCGTGACATGCGCGCCCTGCCCCGGGAAGGCCGCATAACTGAGCCATGGAGCAGGCCTGTTGACGGTGGCAGGGTTAGGCAATGCCATCAACAATGCGTCGCAGCCTTCATCCCTAGCGCTACTCCCCCTCCCTGTCCGGGAAATCCCCGAAGAAGCCGTCGATGCGCTGAAGCCGGCCCGACGCGTCGACCGTCGTGAAGTCCATTCCCGCAGCGACAGTCTCGCCGTCGATGCGCACCTCCCACCGGTACCGGTAGCGGCCGTTGTGGCCGTCGATGCCGCTGGTGCGCACGTACTCGGCCGCGGGCAGGCCCTCATGCGCCTCGCGTATCAGCGCCTCGAGTCGGTCCGGGCACATGGCCGTATTGGCCGGGTCGACGAACGCGACGTGCTCGCCGACTGCCACGTCGAGGTGACCGCGGATCCGGTCGGGGTCCGGTTCGTTCCAGGCGGCCAGGTAGTGGGTGAACGCCTCGGGCGTCGTGCGCATGATGAAGCCCCCTCCAGTTACAGACAGCCTGTCGGTAATTGGCCCACTGTAAGAAACCGACAGCCTGTCTGTAAAGTAGAGGCCATGGCGACTCAGAAAGAACGGCGGCGGGCCACCCGGCGCCGGCTCCTCGACACTGCCCGGGAGCTCTTCGCCATTGAGGGCATCGAGGACACGAGCACGGAAGCCGTGCTCGAGGCGGCGGGGACCAGCCGGGGCGCCATGTACCACCACTTCGCCTCGCGTGACGACCTGGTCGCCGCGGTGTATGAGGAAGTCGCCGCCGAAGCCGTAGACCGCGCCAGGGACCGGCTGGACCGTGATGCCGCCCCGCTCGAACGACTCGTCGCCGGCTCTCTCGCCTGGCTCGATGAAGCGAGCCGGCCCGAAGTGGCCCGTATCCTCGTCGAGGACGGGCCGGCCGCCCTGGGCTGGGAACGGTGCCGGCAGATCGAGGAGCGATACAGCCTCGGCGCCATCACCACCGAACTGCGCACCGCAGCCCAAGCCGGAGCCATGGAACTCGACTCGGCCGACGTCACCGCACGCCTGCTGAGCGCCGCACTGGCCGAAGCAGTTCTCGTTATGACGCACGCCCAGGACCGGGACCGCGCGGCGAACCGCCGGGCCGTCGAGGCTGTCGTTCGGAGCCTACTGTCCGGGCTCGCGACGAACGCCCCCACCGCCTGACCGGCCCCATCGATGCATCGAGTCCCATAGTTGGGCGCTGCCGATCGCGGGTGAAATGATCTTGATGTGGCTGGTGTGATCACGGCTTGGAGCCGTCCTGGGT
It contains:
- a CDS encoding Ldh family oxidoreductase, with amino-acid sequence MQAEGHRERMIGARELADLATELLEGAGLPSRSARHVAGSLVASNLLGHDSHGVRRLPGYIAAVREGLIAPSRTGRVLSRHGATAVVDGERAFGQLAAGLASDELISLCEEFAVGVVTVQDCNHIGRLGEYTARMADEGLVALALSNADATVAPYGGRERRMGTNPMSWGLPRGEGRPPLVMDWATAAVAEGKLALARTRGLPVADGLLLDSEGAGSRDPGDFYKGGALLPFGGHKGYGLSVVIEIVGGLLSRAGISSSPGYEGHFGTVLIGVRIDAFVPLAEFRAETEQFCAALAATAPAQGEKEVLVPGEPEERTRMHRRRHGIPLPSSTWEELLALRGDTAGLGGGQPGPYSNQGDLADP
- a CDS encoding SDR family NAD(P)-dependent oxidoreductase: MDLKDTVAVVTGGCTGIGRATALALADAGVGGIAASWTRSADAAEALVADLAETGCQVLTAQADVSEDPAVRAFAGSVLERFGRVDVLVNNAGTTRPVPESDLEGLDDAVWHELLNVNVVGAFRSARAFAPALREAAGAVVNVSSISAYRAGGSSIAYGVSKAAMLQLTRNLASALAPEVRVNAVAPGTVATRWQTALHGEDGFAERAQAESRNVPLRRTSAPEHVAQAVLGLLGMDMVTGETVIVDGGKHIRY
- a CDS encoding sugar kinase, which encodes MTAPRVLTLGETMGLLTGGRIGSLAHVSEAHIGIGGAETNVAVGLSRLGVPVTWIGRVGDDSLGRRVLREIRGEGVDARALLDPEAATGLMLKELRGPGMSRVYYYRAGSAGSRLAATDVPADLVESVGLVHLTGITPLLSDSAHEACLSVVQRARAGGVRVSFDVNYRSTLAPADVAADVLGELVREADLVFGSPEELAYVVPGAVTDDSVTVDELTRTLDPTGAREIVVKRGADGASTYTQGSVVHAPAHRVDVVDTVGAGDAFVAGYLSGDLQHWSATEKLARANTCGAAMCTTPGDWEAAPTPAELEAFLGADGDPVQR
- a CDS encoding TetR/AcrR family transcriptional regulator, with the translated sequence MATQKERRRATRRRLLDTARELFAIEGIEDTSTEAVLEAAGTSRGAMYHHFASRDDLVAAVYEEVAAEAVDRARDRLDRDAAPLERLVAGSLAWLDEASRPEVARILVEDGPAALGWERCRQIEERYSLGAITTELRTAAQAGAMELDSADVTARLLSAALAEAVLVMTHAQDRDRAANRRAVEAVVRSLLSGLATNAPTA
- a CDS encoding DUF4190 domain-containing protein — translated: MNAMNTLDRPGHHDRGDEQPPPERRRWSAVVREADSMAVAAFVLGLVGLLVFNAVLGPCALVLGSLALLRNTRRRLRAVLGITLGAADLIVLATVAGADQTFIWGVG
- a CDS encoding IclR family transcriptional regulator, with protein sequence MAREVRRTAADKTLDVLEALGQHRSIAEISEVTSLPKPTAHRILQTLVERGFARYLGHGSYASGPRILTLVGRHQREVDLPNQVRPTLEKLREETDWTVHFTLLTGDEAVYAAKSDGDKPYRLASRVGMSLALHSTSVGKSILATLPEESVLALLKRTGMPARTDRTCTDPTKLLTELPAIRQRGYAEDHEENESGVIAVGAPVFDHAGEAVGGMSAATLAMFSDAENMARCGQAVAAAAKHFSLTLGAPQHRCHLTRSRPG
- a CDS encoding mannitol dehydrogenase family protein gives rise to the protein MPQPLGRKCVPAGSLLGASAPDRTGIVHLGLGNFHRAHGAVYTAHAMAAAGGNWGIRGFAHSSDRVVAAMRAQDNLYSVLQLTERGAEAGVIDVHRDIDVAARDPAAVVDAIADPAHRIVTLTVSEAGYTRDPATGRLALDALDVAADLMAGSTPRTVVGMIARGLEKRALSGAPFAVLSCDNLQSSGDVTRAVVEEFLQAAGVRSDVLSFASSSVSFPNAVVDRIVPGTTDEHPRLVADLLGVTDMCPVPAEHFTMWVLEDDFAGGRPAWDQAGARFSNELEAYEMVKLRLLNGSHSLIAYLGILSGAPTIDVAWRQDFVREAVLNEISDDYLPTFTPPTGFDADAYVSELDARWRNPLIGHATTQVGSDGSVKLLQRIPDAALFHLRRGDMPHHLALCTAAWIACIAPPAGFTPQPLAECIVEPARGRLAAAVDGAVTVPDHVRRIMNGGFFPDALTEQDAFTTRVADLLTLIIRDGARAAAADVAASR
- a CDS encoding IclR family transcriptional regulator; translation: MKTEPASETPPVTSLDRALVVLETVATAGPEGLALGEIAARTGINKGSVHRLLRGLAHRGYVVRDGDDRNYILGEALRRMVRTFGAGDNLPRLFRPLLLELSRRTEELVHLGVLDGRRVVYLDKIEPERSVRVWSRVGRRAHIASTALGRALVAAAPPNESLLTSYVEEADADHVHATLGHRFRDAVDTARTRGWAIDNQENETGIACVSIALTSTTSQDVAISVTGPAERMTTDRLAEIGALLRELATDLAPEEYTLTPTAG
- a CDS encoding MFS transporter; this encodes MSQQALSTPATRNIRTDSELRRVVTASVVGTALEWYDFFIYGTAVVLVFNDLFFVQDDPAMGTLIGLATFGVGFIFRPVGGFFFGALGDRIGRRSTLVLTTLVMGLSTGVIGLLPTYASIGVAAPVLLTLMRVCQGLGAGAEFGGASTLLAEHAPPRRRGFYASFAQMGVQIGLVLGMVVFLLVGLLPQGSQQSWGWRLPFLFSFVLIAVSLYLRLRVAESPVFKRMKEKQTVVKLPVREALRRYPRSFLVGIGAHICDTSVVYIYATFSVSYLTVQVDQPKWVALTGVISFGLVVIALQPVYGALSDRIGRRPLNLFSVIFTGLFAYPFFLLLDTGVPVVIWLAMIVATSLGLAPMIAVQPAFYAELFGARVRYTGFAASREIGAALAGFSPFIAAALLGYADGDPWLVAVFMAGTAIISLVAFLYSRESRETDLALEEHAPAAPPAAPSIAEGTGSTTEPGGGVRDSV